One Sulfurirhabdus autotrophica DNA window includes the following coding sequences:
- a CDS encoding NAD kinase — MTQPFKTIALIGKYNSPEISEPLLRLAQFLVEREYAVLVARQTAELIGTSNFLMANLSDIGGVADVAVVMGGDGTMLNIARTLVGFKVPLIGVNQGRLGFLTDVSIDTMFDTVAEMLNGEYSAEDRILLNAEIWREGEKVFSACAFNDVVVGKGNTGRLIEIEVSIDNEFVNSQRADGLVVATPTGSTAYALSAGGPLLHPTLEAIALVPVCPHTLSARPIAVNSHSVVEITITYASDARAHFDGQRHFDLIVGDKVIVRRAENAVRLLHPVGHSYYDMLRQKLHWGEKL, encoded by the coding sequence ATGACCCAACCATTTAAAACAATAGCGTTAATCGGTAAATATAATAGCCCTGAAATCAGCGAACCGTTGTTGCGGCTCGCGCAATTTCTGGTTGAACGCGAGTATGCTGTGCTAGTGGCCAGGCAGACCGCTGAACTTATCGGCACGTCAAACTTTCTCATGGCAAACCTTTCCGATATTGGTGGTGTGGCGGATGTGGCCGTTGTTATGGGAGGGGATGGCACGATGCTGAACATTGCCCGCACACTGGTCGGATTTAAAGTGCCGCTCATTGGTGTGAATCAGGGCAGGCTGGGATTTCTTACCGACGTTTCCATCGATACCATGTTTGATACCGTTGCAGAAATGTTGAACGGGGAATATAGCGCTGAAGACCGGATTCTGCTGAATGCTGAAATATGGCGCGAGGGTGAAAAAGTTTTCTCCGCCTGTGCTTTTAACGATGTGGTTGTTGGTAAAGGCAATACCGGTCGCCTGATTGAGATAGAAGTATCCATCGATAACGAGTTTGTAAACAGCCAACGTGCAGACGGTCTGGTAGTGGCCACGCCAACAGGCTCAACCGCCTATGCACTTTCTGCTGGCGGCCCCCTGTTGCACCCAACCCTTGAAGCGATTGCCCTTGTCCCTGTTTGCCCGCACACGCTATCTGCGCGACCGATTGCAGTAAATAGCCACTCTGTAGTTGAGATCACTATTACCTATGCAAGCGACGCACGCGCTCATTTTGACGGGCAGCGACATTTTGACCTGATCGTGGGCGATAAGGTGATTGTGCGACGTGCTGAAAATGCTGTCCGGCTGCTGCACCCTGTTGGTCACAGTTATTACGACATGTTGAGGCAAAAATTGCATTGGGGCGAGAAACTCTAA
- the hrcA gene encoding heat-inducible transcriptional repressor HrcA, producing the protein MLNSRAQLLLKTLVERYINEGQPIGSRTLSKFSGLDLSPASIRNVMADLEESGLIISPHTSSGRIPTSRGYRFFVDTLLTIKPLGAGEIHQLENKLHPDDPQRLAASASQLLSQLTQFAGVVMTPKRRSAAFRQLEFLTLSEKRILLIIVTAEGEVQNRIICTDKSYSSSELTQAANFFNQNYSGLTFTEVRAKIQTELKQLHHNMTHLMNAALEAGSEALSETQDNCVISGERNLLNVHDLSSDMASVRKLFDVFEQKTALLQLLDRSQQANGVQIFIGGESGLTPLDECSVVTAPYEVDGKIVGTVGVVGPTRMAYERVIPIVDITAKLLTSALSFQ; encoded by the coding sequence ATGCTAAATTCTCGCGCACAACTTTTACTCAAAACGCTGGTTGAACGCTACATAAATGAAGGCCAGCCTATTGGCTCGCGCACGCTTTCCAAATTTTCAGGTCTGGACTTGAGTCCAGCCAGTATCCGCAATGTGATGGCTGACCTGGAAGAATCTGGGCTCATTATCAGTCCACATACTTCTTCCGGGCGCATTCCTACCTCCCGGGGCTATCGTTTTTTTGTTGATACACTACTCACGATAAAACCGCTAGGCGCAGGGGAAATTCATCAGCTTGAGAATAAGCTGCATCCAGACGATCCGCAAAGATTAGCCGCCTCTGCCTCTCAACTTCTTTCCCAACTTACCCAGTTTGCCGGTGTCGTCATGACACCCAAACGGCGCAGCGCCGCTTTTCGCCAGCTGGAATTTTTGACGCTCTCTGAGAAACGCATCCTTCTGATCATTGTAACGGCAGAAGGGGAAGTGCAAAACCGCATTATTTGCACAGATAAATCCTATAGCTCATCAGAACTCACCCAGGCTGCCAATTTTTTCAACCAGAATTATTCAGGACTGACGTTCACAGAAGTACGCGCAAAAATTCAAACAGAACTGAAGCAATTGCACCATAACATGACCCATTTGATGAACGCAGCGCTTGAAGCCGGCAGTGAGGCGCTCAGTGAAACCCAGGATAACTGTGTTATTTCTGGTGAACGCAATTTGCTGAACGTGCACGATCTTTCTTCCGACATGGCCAGCGTCAGAAAGCTATTTGATGTATTTGAGCAAAAAACCGCATTACTGCAACTACTTGATCGCAGCCAGCAGGCTAATGGGGTGCAGATATTTATTGGCGGTGAATCCGGGTTAACACCATTGGATGAATGCAGCGTCGTCACGGCTCCATACGAAGTGGATGGCAAAATTGTTGGAACTGTTGGCGTTGTCGGACCTACACGTATGGCCTATGAGCGTGTTATTCCGATTGTGGACATTACGGCAAAGCTCCTGACCAGCGCCCTTTCATTCCAATAA
- the hemH gene encoding ferrochelatase → MSYLKEPPFQHGSLPKIGILLVNLGTPEAATASALRPYLKEFLSDPRVIEIPKAIWWFILNGIILNTRPKKSAEKYAQIWTKEGSPLKVNTEKQAKLLKGYLGDQLKTPFVLEYAMRYGNPSIDSVLSKLREQNCDRILVLPLYPQYAASATATAFDKVFQSLAKMRNVPAIRTIKHYHDRPDYIQALAQSINEYWMQNGRPDKLVMSFHGVPRFSLDKGDPYHCECQKTGRLLAEALGLKENQYHVCFQSRFGRTEWLKPYTTNTLEELGKAGTKRVDTVCPGFTSDCLETLEEIAMEGKTTFLNAGGKEFHYIPCLNSRDDWIKAMRDIVMENLQGWISPVPDEAALQASKTRAIALGAKT, encoded by the coding sequence ATGAGCTATCTAAAAGAACCCCCTTTTCAACATGGCAGCCTGCCTAAAATTGGCATTTTATTGGTTAATCTTGGTACACCAGAGGCTGCAACAGCCTCTGCCCTACGGCCTTATCTGAAGGAATTTCTGTCTGACCCACGAGTCATTGAAATACCTAAAGCCATATGGTGGTTTATTTTAAACGGCATTATTCTGAACACACGCCCCAAAAAATCGGCTGAAAAATATGCCCAGATATGGACCAAAGAAGGTTCCCCTCTTAAAGTAAACACTGAAAAGCAGGCAAAGTTGCTCAAAGGTTACCTGGGCGATCAACTAAAAACACCTTTCGTATTGGAATACGCGATGCGTTACGGCAACCCGTCCATTGACAGCGTACTCAGCAAACTGAGAGAGCAAAATTGCGACAGAATTCTGGTGCTGCCGCTCTACCCGCAATACGCCGCCAGCGCGACAGCAACGGCTTTTGACAAAGTTTTCCAGTCGCTGGCTAAAATGCGTAATGTACCAGCAATCCGCACAATCAAGCATTATCATGATCGCCCGGATTACATACAGGCACTAGCCCAGAGCATCAATGAATACTGGATGCAAAACGGCCGCCCGGATAAGCTGGTGATGAGTTTTCATGGCGTTCCCCGCTTTTCTTTAGACAAGGGCGACCCTTACCACTGCGAATGCCAGAAAACAGGCCGACTGCTGGCAGAAGCGCTGGGGCTTAAAGAAAATCAATATCATGTATGCTTTCAATCCCGCTTTGGGCGCACTGAATGGCTAAAGCCCTACACAACCAATACGTTGGAAGAACTGGGCAAGGCAGGCACCAAACGCGTAGACACAGTCTGCCCTGGTTTTACCAGTGACTGCCTGGAAACCCTGGAAGAAATCGCCATGGAAGGCAAAACCACTTTCCTTAACGCGGGCGGCAAAGAATTTCACTACATACCTTGCCTTAATAGCCGCGATGACTGGATAAAAGCCATGCGCGACATCGTGATGGAAAATTTACAAGGATGGATTTCACCCGTTCCGGATGAGGCTGCACTACAAGCAAGCAAGACTCGTGCAATCGCATTGGGTGCCAAAACATAA
- a CDS encoding YajD family HNH nuclease: MAQENSKLDKLVLEARRNAEKRTTGYREQALKLYPWVCGRCARTFTRENLQLLEVHHKNSNHDDNPADGSNWELLCTYCHENEHSRIKDSTGRSDDGNSENLATFNPFAGLKDLLKNKK, translated from the coding sequence ATGGCGCAGGAAAATAGCAAGCTGGACAAATTAGTGCTTGAGGCACGCCGAAATGCAGAGAAAAGAACTACTGGATATCGAGAGCAAGCGCTAAAGCTGTACCCTTGGGTTTGTGGTCGCTGCGCCCGTACTTTTACCCGAGAAAACCTCCAGTTGCTGGAGGTACACCACAAGAACAGCAACCATGACGACAATCCGGCTGATGGCAGCAATTGGGAACTCCTCTGCACTTATTGCCATGAAAATGAACACTCCCGGATTAAAGATTCAACTGGTCGTTCTGATGATGGAAATTCTGAAAACCTGGCCACCTTCAATCCGTTTGCAGGACTAAAGGATTTGTTGAAGAACAAAAAATAA